AGCGTTCTTTGAGCCCCCGCAGGATGGCTACGGTCTCCTCGACGGTCGGCTCATCGACGAGAACCGGCTGGAACCGGCGTTCCAGCGCGGCGTCCTTCTCGATGTGCTTGCGGTACTCGTCGAGAGTCGTCGCGCCGATGCAATGGAGCTCGCCCCGTGCCAGAGCGGGCTTGAGCATGTTCGAGGCGTCGACGGCCCCCTCGGCGGCCCCCGCCCCGACAATCGTGTGGAGCTCGTCGATGAACAGCACGACGGAACCAGCCGCCTCCTGAACGTCTTTCAGGACGGCTTTGAGCCGGTCTTCGAACTCGCCCCGGTACTTCGTTCCGGCGACGAGCGCGCCGATGTCCAATGCGATCAACCGACGGTTCTTGAGGGTCTCCGGCACGTCGCCGGATACGATCCGCTGGGCGAGCCCTTCGGCGATGGCGGTCTTGCCGACGCCCGGTTCCCCGATCAGGACGGGGTTGTTCTTCGTCCGCCGCGAAAGCACCTGCATGACACGGCGCACCTCCTCGTCGCGCCCGATGACGGGGTCGAGCTTGCCCTGGCGTGCCATCTCGGTGAAGTCGCGTCCGAAACGTTCGAGCGCTTGATACCGATCCTCGGCGTGAGGGTCTTCGACGCGCTGACCGCCTCGGATCGACTGGAGGGCTTCGAGAATGCGCTCCGGCGTGATGCCGTGCTTGCGGAGAACTTCGCTGGCGGCTCCCTCCTTCTGTTTCGAGAGCGCGAGTAGCAGATGCTCCGTGCTGACGTAGGCGTCTTTGAGCGCCTTGGACTCCTTCAGCGCCTCGTCGAGGAGACGACGGGTCGAAGACGCGAAGTAGAGTTCGAGCCCCTTGCCCTGCACGCGCGGGAGTTTGTCGAGCGCGGCTCCGATGTCGCCTGCCATGGCGCGCACGTCGCCGCCGAGCTTGGAGATGATGGCGGGCGTCGGCGCGCCTTCCTGCCGGACGAGCGCCATCAGCAGGTGCTCGGGGACGACTTCGGGATTTTCGCGTTCGCTCGCCAACTCCTGCGCGGCGGCGAGGGCTTCTTGGGTCTTGACGGTCAATCGGTCCATGCGCATACGCGGGCTCCTCGGCGATGCCTGTTGATCCTCCGCCCGCAAAGAAGCAAGGCATGTGCCATCGCCAGCGCGATCGCGTTGCTACCGTCGCTCCCGCCCCTTTTCCGTCGCTCCCGCGAAAGCGGGAACCTAGAGTCTACGTCGCAGGCTTCCTCACCGTCCATCAGCTCCGCACACCCACGCGACTCACTCGCGGGTTGGGAGCCAGTACTCTGGATTCCCGCCTGTGCGGGAATGACGCCGAGACTGTCCGATGCCGGCCGCCGATGGTGTGCCAGCGCGGCACGCCATTGAACGCGGACCGGTCGAGGGCTAGACTCTCTGGCATGGAACCGACTCGTCGCGCGGCGATTTTCCTCAACGGCGGTTACGATCCCAAGCACGCGCAGTTCTACGTCCAGGCATGCGCGCGAGCGCTGGTCATCTGCGCCGACGGAGGCATTCGCGCGTTCGACTGGCTCATGCAGGGTGCGGCATGGGCGAAGCCGCATCTCGTCGTAGGCGACTGCGACTCGATGACGCCAGCCGACCGGGAGCGATGGGAGTCGCGCGGCGCGGCGTTCGTCACGGCGTACGACGAACGCGCCGACAAAGAAGACTACACGGACGGGCAGTTGGCGCTGCATATCGCCGTGCGCGAGGGATGCTCCGAGTTTGTGTTCTACGGCGCTTTTCCGCCGCCAAACGGCTCCGATCACGACCATTTCCTCGGGAACCTGATGCTGCTGCCGGAGGCGCGCCATCTCGCCGGCGAGCGCCAGGGGTTCTGCGCCGCGATCCGCAGCCCGCGAGAGGACATCCGCGAATGCGTCGACGCCCTGATGCTCCGGCGCGTCGGCGACGGCATCAACCGCGTGTCGCTGATCCCGTTTGCGGGAGAGGCGCGCGTGCG
The Candidatus Poribacteria bacterium genome window above contains:
- a CDS encoding thiamine diphosphokinase, whose amino-acid sequence is MPVDPPPAKKQGMCHRQRDRVATVAPAPFPSLPRKREPRVYVAGFLTVHQLRTPTRLTRGLGASTLDSRLCGNDAETVRCRPPMVCQRGTPLNADRSRARLSGMEPTRRAAIFLNGGYDPKHAQFYVQACARALVICADGGIRAFDWLMQGAAWAKPHLVVGDCDSMTPADRERWESRGAAFVTAYDERADKEDYTDGQLALHIAVREGCSEFVFYGAFPPPNGSDHDHFLGNLMLLPEARHLAGERQGFCAAIRSPREDIRECVDALMLRRVGDGINRVSLIPFAGEARVRSSDGLRWRLDGMTLPVHRANALRNEMTADAARIELEPDSPPMFVVHNW